One window of the Pyrus communis chromosome 17, drPyrComm1.1, whole genome shotgun sequence genome contains the following:
- the LOC137722801 gene encoding protein PHR1-LIKE 3-like, protein MYSAIHSLPLDGHGDFGGSLDGTNLPGDACLVLTTDPKPRLRWTAELHERFVDAVTQLGGPDKATPKTIMRTMGVKGLTLYHLKSHLQKYRLGKLSCKDSAENSKDGIAASCIAESQDTGSSSAVSSRVIAQDLNDGYQVTEALRVQMEVQRRLHEQLEVQRRLQLRIEAQSKYLQSILEKACEALNDQAASAAGVEAAKEELSELAIRVSNDCEGIVPLDSAKIPSLSEIAAALENRDVSNVMARLGNCSVDSCLTSTGSPFSPMDMSSLAAAMKKRQRPFFGNGDSLPLESNMRQEVEWMMSNIG, encoded by the exons ATGTACTCTGCTATCCATTCTCTGCCGTTGGATGGGCATGGAGACTTTGGTGGGTCGTTGGATGGTACCAACCTGCCTGGTGATGCTTGCTTGGTTCTGACTACGGATCCAAAGCCCCGGCTGCGGTGGACGGCGGAGCTCCATGAGAGGTTTGTGGATGCTGTGACTCAACTTGGTGGCCCTGACA AAGCAACACCTAAGACCATAATGAGAACAATGGGAGTCAAAGGCCTTACCCTTTATCACTTGAAATCTCATCTTCag AAATATCGATTGGGGAAGCTATCGTGCAAAGATTCAGCTGAAAACTCCAAGGATG GGATTGCAGCCTCTTGTATTGCTGAAAGCCAGGACACTGGTTCATCCTCGGCTGTCTCATCAAGAGTGATTGCGCAAGATTTGAATGA TGGCTACCAGGTTACTGAGGCTTTGCGAGTACAAATGGAAGTCCAACGGAGACTGCATGAGCAGCTGGAG GTGCAGCGTCGTCTTCAACTTCGAATTGAAGCACAGAGCAAGTATCTTCAGTCTATACTTGAGAAAGCTTGTGAGGCTCTGAACGACCAGGCTGCCTCAGCCGCTGGGGTTGAAGCTGCTAAGGAGGAACTCTCTGAACTAGCTATTAGGGTTTCCAATGACTGTGAAGGGATAGTCCCACTTGATTCCGCAAAAATCCCTTCATTGTCAGAAATTGCTGCCGCTTTAGAGAACAGAGATGTCTCCAATGTAATGGCTCGCCTTGGCAACTGCTCTGTTGATAGCTGCTTGACATCAACCGGAAGCCCTTTTTCGCCAATGGATATGAGTTCACTCGCTGCTGCTATGAAGAAAAGACAAAGACCCTTCTTCGGTAATGGAGACTCGTTGCCTTTGGAGAGCAACATGAGGCAGGAAGTCGAATGGATGATGAGTAACATTGGATGA
- the LOC137722647 gene encoding probable calcium-binding protein CML22, which yields MKTSSPSAGTSHLRSQLKSMSNKVGGMLCCCSSPNKYSRLDAKLEKKMVEVKRGYLGRSNFKSIDSIIMRFPQFREELKKIRDVFEQYDEDSNGTIDREELKKCLQKLQLHLTAEEIEDLFHSCDMDGSEGIQFNEFIVLLCLIYLLKEPSSSHTISKINSPQLEATFDTVVEVFSFLDKNGDGKLNKADMVKALNEASPLEKSPAHVTRTRFKEMDWDKNGKVTFREFLFAFIDWVGIDTDEEMSPVRSSSK from the exons ATGAAGACTTCTTCTCCTTCAGCTG GCACATCCCATCTCCGCTCTCAGCTCAAGTCTATGTCAAACAAAGTAGGAGGTATGCTGTGTTGTTGTAGTTCACCAAATAAGTATAGCAGGTTGGATGCAAAGCTTGAAAAGAAGATGGTTGAAGTTAAAAGAGGTTACTTGGGCCGTAGTAACTTTAAGTCAATTGACAGCATTATCATGAGGTTCCCCCAGTTCAGGGAGGAACTCAAGAAAATTCGAGATGTGTTTGAACAGTATG ATGAGGACTCAAATGGAACTATTGACCGTGAAGAACTGAAGAAATGCTTGCAGAAACTGCAACTCCATCTGACAGCGGAGGAGATTGAGGATCTTTTCCATTCATGTGACATGGATGGAAGTGAGGGGATACAATTTAATGAATTCATTGTTCTTCTATGCCTCATCTATCTATTAAAGGAACCTTCATCTTCTCATACG ATATCCAAGATAAACTCGCCACAGCTTGAAGCAACTTTTGACACCGTAGTTGAAGTATTCTCATTTCTGGATAAAAATGGCGATGGGAAACTGAACAAGGCAGACATGGTGAAGGCATTGAACGAGGCTTCTCCTTTGGAGAAATCCCCTGCACATGTCACCAGGACTCGATTCA AAGAAATGGATTGGGACAAAAATGGGAAGGTCACTTTCAGGGAGTTCCTCTTTGCTTTCATCGATTGGGTTGGAATTGACACAGACGAAGAAATGTCTCCAGTACGAAGTTCAAGCAAGTAG